One window of Hujiaoplasma nucleasis genomic DNA carries:
- a CDS encoding leucine-rich repeat domain-containing protein produces the protein MKRFVYSVFILLVFTGVLGCNGDDILTSIEDTTYELTAEDELYEKIHGIYQLALESEIFDGSYEEWLESIQGPSGSDGREVLFQVDGLLLQWMYEGEDTWVDLFDLSLIEGSNGLDGNDGAEIELDMIDNSIMWKYTDDSSWNHLVDIDFLSGNDASNVEFDIVEGYIVWRYVDEEEWHQLIDLSLLTGGNGSDGKEVVIDVIDGYIQWKYLGTDQYYNIVSVDALSGPQGEDGLTPYIGDNGHWWIGEEDTGIPTGFTKNMDRVGTDGLYFNLMVKDGVAGYEVSAYNGNDTDIIIPNEIFGEKVISIRQNALPSNITSLSISRYLTSIPSFEDYEFLESFDFNHANIDSMSSNAFRDATQLKEILNYEHITSIGDYAFYNTKVLFTGIDFKNITSIGTYAFYNNSYSSNVDFVKGMMIIEDDIGYSISDESFIVLPESVTTIGEKAFPQEFSIYYRGNSDVDFISSYFHKNVKNTEDGYWYVDRSTYVGLLNYTGELTEIDVPSQFNGKNVNLVEHNAFVADNHLTRINLPNTLTSIGFYAFTGMRQLQILYVPSSIVDISDRTFAKYDSFNNEIGYVPAPIIIFENNLVDMNLGSNSISDYGWIRYGFGYTKDEIKQDDQMVYLENSTTVEILMIKEITDTINVPVTYNDKPITRIKSRAFYDPFGRVNFIQIGDGIMFISSQAFISNELQYVFIPESVSAVNYQAFYSDNATIFVEHDSKPDNWDSSWYEDVDSVVWGQSISDFGIENDYLFMINNNGAYILAYTGEWNYSETLVIPTELGGYDVVGIKTHAIKYTSGNYSYPMKIVLPATLTYLEERAITYYRYIKIYSYASSQPSSWDYYFGYSSYNGSSSSSYRDIYWSNEWRLIDDEPILNS, from the coding sequence ATGAAAAGATTTGTTTATAGTGTATTTATCTTACTTGTTTTTACAGGCGTTTTAGGTTGTAATGGAGATGATATACTTACATCTATTGAAGATACAACATATGAACTAACGGCTGAAGATGAACTGTATGAAAAGATTCATGGAATTTATCAACTAGCTTTAGAGTCAGAAATATTTGATGGCTCTTATGAAGAATGGTTGGAATCTATTCAAGGACCTAGTGGAAGTGATGGAAGGGAAGTGTTATTTCAAGTTGATGGCCTTTTATTACAGTGGATGTATGAAGGAGAAGACACCTGGGTTGACCTTTTTGATTTGTCTCTGATTGAAGGTTCTAATGGTTTAGATGGTAATGATGGTGCAGAGATAGAATTAGATATGATTGATAACTCAATCATGTGGAAGTATACGGATGATTCTTCTTGGAATCATTTAGTAGATATTGATTTCTTGTCTGGCAACGATGCATCTAATGTCGAGTTTGATATTGTTGAAGGATATATTGTTTGGAGATATGTAGACGAAGAAGAATGGCATCAATTGATTGATTTATCATTATTGACTGGTGGAAATGGAAGCGATGGTAAAGAAGTAGTAATTGATGTTATAGATGGTTATATTCAGTGGAAATATTTAGGGACTGATCAATATTATAATATTGTTTCTGTTGATGCTTTGTCTGGACCTCAAGGCGAGGATGGACTAACACCATATATTGGAGACAATGGACATTGGTGGATTGGAGAAGAAGATACAGGTATCCCCACTGGTTTTACTAAAAATATGGATAGAGTAGGAACAGATGGTTTGTATTTTAATTTGATGGTCAAAGATGGTGTAGCAGGGTACGAAGTATCTGCTTATAATGGTAATGATACAGATATCATTATTCCTAATGAGATCTTTGGTGAAAAAGTTATTTCTATTAGACAGAATGCTTTACCTTCAAATATCACATCTCTATCAATTAGTCGCTATCTTACATCAATACCTTCTTTTGAGGATTATGAGTTTTTAGAATCATTTGATTTTAACCATGCGAATATAGATTCAATGTCAAGTAATGCTTTTAGAGATGCTACTCAACTGAAAGAAATACTAAATTACGAACATATTACATCTATTGGCGATTATGCTTTTTATAACACAAAAGTGTTATTTACCGGTATTGATTTCAAAAACATCACTTCAATTGGGACTTATGCATTTTATAATAATTCCTACTCTTCTAATGTAGATTTTGTTAAGGGGATGATGATTATTGAAGATGATATAGGTTATAGTATATCAGATGAATCGTTCATAGTTTTACCAGAGTCTGTGACAACGATTGGTGAAAAAGCTTTTCCTCAAGAATTCTCTATTTACTATAGAGGAAATTCAGATGTGGATTTTATAAGTTCTTATTTTCATAAAAATGTAAAGAATACTGAAGATGGCTATTGGTATGTTGATCGTTCGACTTATGTTGGATTATTGAACTACACTGGAGAACTAACTGAAATAGATGTACCAAGTCAGTTTAATGGCAAGAATGTTAATCTTGTAGAGCATAATGCTTTTGTTGCTGATAATCATTTAACGCGCATCAATTTGCCTAACACTTTGACATCAATTGGATTTTATGCATTTACTGGTATGCGACAACTCCAAATCTTATATGTTCCTTCATCTATTGTAGATATAAGTGACCGGACATTTGCTAAGTATGATTCATTTAATAATGAAATAGGGTATGTCCCAGCTCCGATTATTATATTTGAAAATAACTTAGTTGATATGAATTTGGGATCAAATTCTATCAGTGATTATGGTTGGATCCGGTATGGTTTTGGGTACACAAAAGATGAAATTAAGCAAGATGATCAAATGGTGTACTTAGAAAATTCGACCACAGTTGAGATACTGATGATTAAGGAAATAACTGATACAATAAATGTGCCGGTAACTTATAACGATAAACCAATTACTAGGATAAAATCAAGAGCTTTTTATGACCCGTTTGGTCGAGTAAATTTTATTCAAATAGGTGATGGAATAATGTTTATTTCATCTCAAGCATTTATATCAAACGAATTACAATATGTATTTATACCTGAATCTGTATCTGCAGTTAATTATCAAGCGTTTTACTCTGATAATGCAACGATTTTTGTTGAACATGATTCTAAACCGGACAATTGGGATTCATCATGGTATGAGGATGTTGATTCAGTTGTTTGGGGACAATCAATTAGTGATTTTGGCATTGAAAATGATTATTTGTTTATGATCAATAATAATGGAGCGTATATTTTAGCTTATACAGGTGAATGGAACTACAGTGAAACGCTTGTCATTCCAACGGAACTTGGTGGTTACGATGTTGTTGGAATTAAAACCCATGCGATTAAATATACTTCTGGAAATTATTCATATCCAATGAAAATTGTATTACCTGCAACATTGACTTATCTAGAAGAAAGAGCAATTACTTATTATAGGTATATAAAAATCTACTCTTATGCAAGTAGTCAACCATCAAGCTGGGATTATTACTTTGGATACAGTTCCTATAATGGAAGTTCGAGTAGTAGTTATAGAGATATATATTGGTCTAATGAATGGAGACTAATAGATGATGAACCTATTTTAAATAGTTAA
- a CDS encoding leucine-rich repeat protein — MKFKILFVILFMFFLNGCQKEETTDLGVFILEYPHETVKIEGQIGENVIIPEAVKDDYIFIGWTDGSEYYAGLTEIKNSSLTLTPAYIAIEDVFEKVVVSLGQVSLVGYKGDSKIVGVPVYWRGYMIAGFSALDSKIEKLFLPSGIQNTDYHLYLTDFKVYDSPLTLIRDEVMDGISFAKKIAGCTYKDGSTFDINDPQPGYFNDACVIKQLIRRDDDSAITVPGKGILYAYDVIRNFDPAYTDYNLYSSTLRYLSFAYAPVQLFVNHPILTGKNDLEVFHLNDFQKDDYTVMDNQIVIGSDDEQFLSFVYSDDDLLTIDASRYDLWDEYTYIYGHLKEIDVKNSDDFFTIDGILYYRFNNNSGSVSDSNTFIRLVAYPNGKTQTSFTLPENVTLIHQGVYNTYVESVTLNETFSNLNQLLLVFPNMSHIHLDGTHDIFIEEDGVIYDKDKTMIFFVNQSVERLVIEENISLSRLVNRDLPHLHIGKDVDETFFREIHYAPDLYEITIEDDNPYMYIEDGVVYSKTSSSVLYILDSYQDIYIKDGYDNYRPFDGLPNVLAYKNNIKSIHLNAQFTSDDIHVTLGRLHHLESISIDPDNPYFITDNQILYSKNMEGLSYIPPLADIINFHVNEELTKGLNSLCNVSSLQSITVDANNPLYQAVDGVLYNKDLSELICVPEDYQSNTLLLPETMTKPLNRYQFNTQNIITDIYLPQEYPILYEYIDDIDGISYLHADDFILYTRYLNHISIHEDSPYYDQNNALLTTLDGKVLLGFIGQEGAYEIPDSIEEINPYLFHASLPITDLTLSSSLQTLPEEIFSIESLETLTIRGDHIIDVGTFDEENYAYYFNSIGLIIYVDDSVLSQYQDHPFWSFYEIRVIE, encoded by the coding sequence ATGAAATTCAAAATTTTATTCGTTATTCTTTTTATGTTTTTTCTCAATGGTTGTCAAAAAGAAGAGACAACTGATCTAGGGGTATTTATCTTAGAATATCCGCATGAAACTGTTAAAATCGAGGGCCAGATCGGTGAAAATGTTATTATTCCAGAGGCTGTTAAAGATGATTATATTTTTATAGGATGGACAGATGGTAGCGAATATTATGCTGGCCTAACTGAAATCAAAAATTCGTCCTTAACATTAACACCTGCTTATATTGCCATAGAGGATGTTTTTGAAAAAGTGGTTGTCTCTCTGGGACAAGTATCTTTAGTAGGATATAAAGGTGATTCAAAGATTGTTGGTGTTCCAGTATATTGGAGAGGTTATATGATTGCTGGCTTTTCTGCTTTAGATTCGAAGATTGAGAAATTATTTTTGCCAAGCGGAATTCAAAACACAGATTATCATTTATACTTAACGGATTTTAAGGTGTATGACAGTCCATTAACCTTAATACGTGATGAGGTCATGGATGGTATATCTTTTGCTAAAAAAATTGCTGGATGTACTTATAAAGATGGATCGACCTTCGATATCAATGACCCTCAACCAGGATATTTCAATGATGCCTGTGTTATCAAACAACTGATTAGACGTGATGATGATTCAGCAATTACTGTACCAGGCAAAGGAATCTTATATGCATATGATGTCATAAGAAATTTTGATCCGGCATATACTGATTATAATCTTTATAGTTCAACTTTGCGTTATCTATCATTTGCTTATGCACCTGTTCAATTATTTGTAAATCATCCGATTCTAACAGGTAAGAATGATTTAGAAGTTTTTCACTTAAATGATTTTCAAAAAGATGATTATACAGTTATGGATAATCAAATTGTTATTGGTTCTGATGATGAACAATTCTTATCCTTTGTTTACAGCGATGATGACTTATTAACTATTGATGCAAGTCGTTATGATTTATGGGATGAATACACCTATATTTATGGTCATCTAAAAGAAATTGATGTTAAAAACTCCGATGATTTTTTTACCATTGATGGTATTCTTTATTATCGATTCAACAATAATTCAGGTTCAGTAAGTGACTCAAATACTTTCATTAGACTGGTGGCATATCCCAATGGAAAAACGCAAACATCATTCACTTTACCTGAAAACGTTACCCTTATTCATCAGGGTGTATATAACACCTATGTTGAATCAGTAACGCTCAATGAAACTTTTTCTAACTTGAATCAATTGTTACTTGTTTTTCCAAATATGAGTCATATCCACCTTGATGGGACACACGATATCTTTATAGAAGAAGATGGTGTTATTTATGATAAAGATAAAACAATGATTTTTTTTGTAAATCAAAGTGTTGAAAGATTGGTGATTGAAGAAAATATTTCCTTAAGTAGACTTGTTAATAGAGACTTGCCACATTTGCATATTGGCAAGGATGTTGATGAGACTTTTTTCCGTGAAATTCATTATGCTCCTGATCTTTATGAAATAACGATTGAGGATGATAATCCTTATATGTATATTGAAGATGGTGTTGTCTATAGTAAAACATCCTCAAGTGTATTATATATCTTAGATAGTTATCAAGATATCTATATAAAAGATGGTTATGATAATTATAGACCATTTGATGGGTTACCCAATGTTTTAGCTTATAAGAATAACATTAAGTCTATTCATTTAAACGCTCAATTTACTAGTGATGATATTCACGTCACTTTAGGCCGTTTACATCATTTAGAATCTATTTCCATTGATCCGGATAACCCTTACTTTATCACAGATAATCAAATCCTTTATTCAAAGAATATGGAAGGTTTGAGTTATATTCCGCCTTTAGCCGATATAATCAACTTCCATGTTAACGAAGAGCTTACAAAGGGTTTAAATAGTCTCTGTAATGTTTCAAGTCTTCAATCGATTACTGTTGATGCTAATAATCCACTTTATCAAGCAGTTGATGGAGTTTTATACAATAAAGATTTAAGTGAATTAATATGTGTTCCTGAAGATTACCAATCAAATACTTTGCTTTTACCAGAAACCATGACAAAGCCATTAAACAGATATCAATTCAATACACAAAATATAATCACAGATATTTATTTACCACAAGAATATCCAATTCTTTATGAGTATATAGATGATATCGATGGGATTTCGTATTTACATGCAGATGATTTTATTTTGTATACAAGATATTTAAATCACATCAGCATTCATGAAGATTCACCTTATTATGATCAAAATAATGCTCTTTTAACTACCCTTGATGGCAAAGTGTTACTCGGTTTTATCGGTCAAGAAGGAGCCTATGAAATACCTGATTCCATTGAAGAGATTAACCCATATTTGTTTCATGCATCTTTACCGATTACTGATCTAACATTATCATCAAGTTTGCAAACCCTACCTGAAGAAATATTTTCAATTGAGTCTTTAGAAACCCTAACCATTAGGGGTGATCATATAATCGATGTTGGAACTTTTGATGAAGAAAATTATGCTTACTATTTTAACAGTATAGGTTTAATTATTTATGTCGATGATTCGGTCCTATCACAATATCAAGATCATCCATTTTGGTCTTTTTATGAAATCAGAGTGATTGAATAA
- a CDS encoding IS3 family transposase: protein MGTSNNNDLVFKTFDDSIKTYTGCENILFHSDRGFQYTNKTFKKKLDNVKFIQSMSRVGRCIDNGPMEAFWGVMEVEMYKLNEFRSIEQLKMAIEEYIVFYNNHRYQPVLKGLTPMELRNQALDLIQY from the coding sequence ATGGGAACTTCTAATAATAACGATTTAGTCTTTAAAACATTCGATGATTCGATTAAGACATATACTGGTTGTGAAAATATATTGTTTCACAGTGATCGAGGATTCCAATACACAAATAAAACATTTAAGAAAAAGTTAGATAACGTTAAGTTTATACAAAGCATGTCTAGAGTTGGACGTTGTATTGATAATGGACCAATGGAAGCATTTTGGGGTGTTATGGAAGTTGAAATGTATAAACTGAATGAATTCAGATCTATCGAGCAATTAAAAATGGCTATTGAAGAATATATAGTATTCTACAATAACCATCGTTATCAACCAGTATTAAAAGGCTTAACTCCTATGGAACTTAGGAATCAAGCCTTAGATTTAATACAATATTAA
- a CDS encoding IS3 family transposase, translating to MNRSSYYKWLKRKNNINQEDEWIKDTILNFHDLFNGILGYRRMTLFMNRVFELKYNIKRIRRHMRELSVASAIRRKRKNYLSYKPEQVGENVLNREFKASKPNEKWLTDVTEYKIIGPTKNFT from the coding sequence ATGAATCGAAGTTCTTATTACAAATGGCTGAAACGCAAAAATAATATTAATCAAGAAGATGAATGGATCAAAGACACCATTCTAAACTTTCATGACTTATTTAACGGCATATTAGGCTACAGAAGAATGACATTATTCATGAATCGTGTCTTTGAACTTAAGTATAATATCAAACGTATAAGAAGACATATGAGAGAATTAAGTGTTGCATCAGCAATCCGTAGGAAAAGAAAGAATTACTTGAGTTACAAGCCAGAGCAAGTAGGAGAAAATGTATTAAATAGAGAATTCAAAGCTTCGAAACCTAATGAAAAATGGCTTACAGATGTGACTGAATATAAGATTATAGGTCCAACTAAAAACTTTACCTAA
- a CDS encoding helix-turn-helix domain-containing protein, which yields MGRKLKYSKEAKLEIVRRYIEGESATKLSQEFSIGVKYPERMILEWRHKYEALGESAFNTTDKNKTYSKKLKLAAISDYLNGEDSMEMTVNKYGISSKSVLINWLNKYNSHIETKDYDPKPEVYMAKSRKTTYEERIDIVKYCLEHELNYKETAVKYGVNYAQVYVWVKKYKENGEEGLTDKRGRKKTESEMTVEEKLRHQLKKEQARNKYLEMENAALKKLEEIERREIVERARENLQSDFRIKRNISSKEFM from the coding sequence ATGGGAAGAAAACTGAAATATAGTAAGGAAGCAAAGTTAGAAATTGTAAGAAGATATATAGAAGGAGAAAGCGCAACAAAGTTATCACAAGAGTTTTCAATAGGTGTGAAGTATCCCGAGAGAATGATACTTGAATGGAGACACAAGTATGAAGCTTTAGGTGAAAGTGCATTTAATACTACGGATAAGAACAAAACATATAGTAAAAAACTAAAGTTGGCAGCAATAAGTGATTACCTTAACGGAGAAGATTCGATGGAGATGACCGTAAACAAATATGGAATTTCATCTAAGTCAGTGTTAATAAATTGGTTAAACAAGTATAATAGTCATATAGAAACTAAGGATTACGATCCTAAACCGGAGGTCTATATGGCAAAGTCAAGAAAAACAACATATGAAGAAAGAATAGACATAGTAAAATATTGTTTAGAGCACGAGTTAAACTATAAAGAAACAGCAGTTAAATATGGCGTAAATTACGCCCAAGTATATGTATGGGTAAAAAAGTATAAAGAGAATGGTGAAGAAGGATTAACGGATAAACGAGGACGAAAGAAAACTGAATCTGAAATGACAGTTGAGGAAAAATTAAGACATCAGTTAAAGAAAGAACAAGCTCGTAATAAGTACTTAGAAATGGAGAACGCAGCTTTAAAAAAGTTGGAAGAAATCGAAAGGCGGGAGATAGTAGAAAGAGCAAGAGAAAATCTACAAAGCGATTTTCGAATTAAGCGAAACATATCCAGTAAAGAGTTTATGTGA
- the tnpC gene encoding IS66 family transposase, translated as MYDYHSSRSGKIPREFLKDFSGYLHVDGYSGYNHIDNVTLVGCLAHVRRYFNDAYKLIENTEDAKKSNTAKGLAYCNKLFDLDRESKKLEIEERYAFKQEKIKPIFDEFSTWLNQASINALPQSKYGKAVTYALNQMPNLMHYLDKAELDIDNNRAERSIKPFVIGRKNWLFNQSVSGAQASARLYSIVQTCLINNVNPYNYLSDTLTKLANMTINQETEIESLLPWNYIS; from the coding sequence ATTTATGATTACCATTCATCTAGATCAGGTAAGATACCAAGAGAGTTCTTAAAAGACTTTTCTGGTTATTTACATGTGGATGGTTATAGTGGTTATAATCATATAGATAACGTAACATTAGTAGGCTGTTTAGCGCATGTTAGAAGATATTTCAATGATGCTTATAAACTCATTGAAAATACTGAGGATGCTAAAAAATCAAATACAGCTAAGGGATTAGCCTATTGTAATAAGTTATTTGATTTAGATAGAGAATCTAAAAAGTTAGAAATTGAAGAACGATATGCTTTTAAACAAGAAAAGATCAAACCTATATTTGATGAATTTTCAACATGGCTTAATCAAGCATCTATCAATGCGTTACCACAATCTAAGTATGGAAAGGCAGTAACTTATGCACTGAATCAAATGCCTAACCTTATGCATTACTTAGACAAGGCTGAACTTGACATTGACAATAATCGGGCTGAAAGATCAATTAAGCCATTTGTGATTGGAAGAAAGAACTGGCTATTCAATCAATCTGTATCTGGTGCACAAGCCTCAGCTAGATTATATTCAATTGTACAGACGTGTTTAATAAATAATGTGAATCCTTATAATTATTTAAGTGATACTTTAACCAAGTTAGCTAATATGACCATTAATCAAGAAACAGAAATCGAAAGTCTATTACCATGGAATTATATAAGTTAA
- a CDS encoding DUF262 domain-containing protein: MSFKTETRSISEVFQRSSRYIIPRYQRSYVWQKNNWSELLSDIRFTMINQHDLWSHFLGAIVLSTETSKKQSEKISGIDDYEIIDGQQRITTVYLLLATIKSLFMEMQTDKSLKRADYINNTFITSLSTDSEKVIMIDNDELDRDIKEILDKTTEINRVKKSNKLYNLVNYLYLELKNYDLNKLDAFLERLLDIKIVEIVSNQEEEIYNIFEVLNARGQKLKQIELLKNHLMKYIQPRDDKFIDEAKDKWNSIILNSNHLNNVDDMINHFAKCYIEKSAENSNSVYKLIKNEIPLEKLSNLLDDLLRFSTAYKNISPKQHSSLVIEYFDIKRNQQIRSLLTSIELKRLDGVIDNDVFEKTIKNLRNFVFIFNVTQQTSNRIDKIVSEFAYRIYYSNCINDYLFNMTQFFIRVSEYVDEDNFTKNFPMNPSLRYSNKESRLKRNSRLVKYVLLNYLQKEQKDSSLDSTNLTIEHLISDDGDTDNATIKNLTLTTQVINEKLANKDINEKVLILESDSSIVLNKTLKNYIKNGMFGLEKRQEEIISAIWNDIFNFTATPFNISKENVTRYFELDDLLRDEEDLLNHLKDRGKHFEISLQRDPKLYEMKEKFNAILDAN; the protein is encoded by the coding sequence ATGTCTTTTAAGACTGAAACAAGAAGTATTTCAGAGGTATTTCAAAGATCGTCGAGATATATAATTCCTAGATATCAAAGGAGTTATGTCTGGCAAAAAAATAATTGGAGTGAACTATTATCTGATATTAGATTCACAATGATCAACCAACACGACTTATGGTCTCATTTTTTAGGAGCAATAGTATTAAGTACAGAGACAAGTAAAAAACAAAGTGAAAAAATATCTGGAATTGATGATTATGAAATAATAGATGGACAACAGCGGATTACCACTGTATATTTATTGCTAGCAACAATTAAATCACTTTTTATGGAAATGCAAACTGATAAATCTTTGAAACGGGCTGACTATATTAATAATACTTTTATTACATCATTATCGACTGACTCTGAAAAAGTAATTATGATTGACAATGACGAACTTGATAGAGATATTAAAGAAATACTTGATAAAACTACCGAAATAAATAGAGTTAAAAAATCAAATAAATTATATAACTTAGTTAATTATCTATACTTAGAGTTAAAAAACTATGATTTAAATAAATTAGATGCATTTTTGGAAAGGTTACTTGATATTAAAATTGTTGAGATTGTATCAAACCAAGAAGAGGAGATTTACAATATATTCGAAGTGTTAAATGCTAGGGGACAAAAGTTAAAACAAATAGAACTTCTTAAAAATCATTTAATGAAATACATTCAACCTAGAGATGACAAGTTTATTGATGAAGCAAAAGATAAATGGAATAGCATTATATTAAATTCAAATCATTTAAATAATGTCGATGATATGATTAATCATTTTGCAAAATGTTATATTGAAAAGAGTGCTGAGAACTCGAATTCTGTTTATAAACTTATAAAAAATGAAATTCCATTAGAAAAGTTATCAAATCTTTTAGATGATTTATTAAGATTTTCAACTGCTTATAAGAATATAAGTCCAAAACAACACAGCTCATTAGTTATAGAGTATTTCGATATAAAAAGAAATCAGCAAATTAGATCTCTTCTAACATCCATAGAGTTAAAGCGATTGGATGGGGTTATTGATAATGATGTTTTTGAAAAGACCATAAAAAATCTTCGTAATTTTGTTTTTATCTTTAATGTCACACAGCAAACAAGTAATAGAATAGACAAAATAGTATCTGAATTTGCTTATAGAATATATTATTCAAACTGTATTAATGATTATCTTTTTAATATGACACAATTTTTTATACGGGTTTCGGAATATGTTGATGAAGACAATTTTACGAAAAATTTTCCAATGAATCCATCGTTAAGATATTCTAATAAGGAATCTCGTTTAAAAAGAAATTCAAGACTTGTAAAATATGTTTTATTGAATTATCTGCAAAAAGAGCAAAAAGACTCTAGTCTTGATTCCACTAATTTAACTATAGAACACTTGATAAGCGATGATGGTGATACTGATAATGCAACCATTAAAAATCTAACTTTAACCACTCAAGTGATTAATGAAAAATTAGCTAATAAAGATATAAACGAAAAAGTATTGATTTTAGAAAGTGATTCCTCTATTGTTCTAAATAAAACTCTTAAAAATTATATTAAAAATGGAATGTTTGGCCTGGAAAAGAGACAAGAAGAAATTATAAGTGCTATATGGAATGATATTTTTAATTTTACAGCAACGCCATTTAATATTTCAAAGGAGAATGTGACTAGGTATTTTGAATTAGATGATTTGTTAAGAGACGAGGAAGACTTATTGAATCATCTAAAGGATAGAGGAAAACATTTTGAAATTTCCTTACAGAGGGATCCAAAATTATATGAGATGAAAGAAAAATTTAATGCCATTTTAGATGCTAATTGA
- a CDS encoding DUF3307 domain-containing protein: MFHLLLMFHLIGDFIIQNDNDVATRSNKPFIGSVLHALKTYVSYIVMLTVFWLIVNPGNFELLFVYVLKLGILALMHFLIDLFKSYFVKIKTKIPYVKNIKNEKFNIWILIYDQLVHVFSILLLLELFIIDDISTIDQQIIIIVNAVLIATFFGHEFIKLSMNCILKEYVHDENFKLAKYIGILERLLITPTIIIGVYEVLIVVLGLKVFSDFKREESKIINRNAFIIGNLLSLLMVFIGILYYYTFMELL, encoded by the coding sequence ATGTTTCATCTATTGTTAATGTTTCATTTGATTGGTGACTTTATTATTCAAAATGATAATGATGTAGCCACGAGAAGTAATAAACCTTTTATTGGAAGTGTTCTTCATGCACTTAAAACGTATGTTTCCTATATTGTTATGCTGACAGTTTTTTGGCTTATTGTGAATCCAGGTAATTTTGAATTGTTGTTTGTTTACGTTTTGAAGTTAGGTATACTCGCTTTAATGCATTTTTTAATTGATTTATTTAAATCTTATTTTGTTAAAATTAAAACAAAGATTCCATATGTAAAAAACATTAAAAACGAGAAGTTTAATATATGGATATTGATTTATGATCAACTAGTCCATGTATTTAGTATTTTACTCTTATTAGAGTTGTTTATTATAGATGATATATCAACTATTGATCAACAAATTATTATAATTGTTAATGCTGTCTTAATAGCGACATTCTTTGGCCATGAGTTTATAAAACTTTCAATGAACTGTATACTAAAAGAGTATGTGCATGATGAAAATTTCAAATTAGCAAAGTATATAGGAATACTAGAACGATTATTAATAACACCAACAATTATTATTGGTGTTTATGAAGTATTGATAGTTGTCTTAGGTTTAAAAGTTTTTTCTGACTTTAAACGAGAAGAATCTAAGATAATAAATAGAAATGCTTTTATTATCGGAAATCTCTTATCATTGTTAATGGTGTTCATCGGAATACTGTATTATTATACTTTTATGGAACTTTTATAA
- a CDS encoding adenylate/guanylate cyclase domain-containing protein, producing the protein MGYDYEKGKQRVESILDISTSVENVDSIPKDESRWTYDNGIKSWVTAIFVDLRGSTEFFAKTKKEDVARTIRAYSSEIIEIMKSSTLVREIGVRGDCVYGVFSSPNKQTENELFNLCVWLNTYIKMLNKLLKKKSLNPVRAGIGMATSEDLIIKAGKKGSGINEKVWIGEALAKADYLSKVTCKNYGNETTSSSIAISNTSYINIKEFSNNEELLKKHPYQDYFTSNSIKTEMNNWIDSNI; encoded by the coding sequence ATGGGTTATGATTATGAAAAAGGAAAACAAAGAGTAGAAAGCATTCTTGATATTAGCACATCTGTTGAGAATGTAGATAGTATTCCTAAAGATGAAAGTAGATGGACTTACGATAACGGGATTAAAAGTTGGGTTACAGCAATTTTTGTTGACTTAAGAGGATCTACAGAATTTTTTGCAAAAACAAAAAAAGAAGATGTAGCAAGAACAATCAGAGCTTATTCATCAGAAATAATTGAAATAATGAAATCATCGACTTTAGTGAGAGAAATAGGCGTTAGAGGAGATTGTGTTTATGGTGTTTTCAGTTCACCAAATAAACAAACAGAAAATGAACTTTTTAATCTTTGTGTTTGGCTAAACACATATATAAAAATGCTAAATAAACTACTTAAGAAGAAAAGCCTTAATCCTGTAAGGGCTGGTATCGGGATGGCTACATCTGAAGATTTGATCATTAAAGCTGGGAAAAAAGGTAGTGGAATCAATGAAAAAGTCTGGATAGGTGAAGCCTTGGCGAAAGCAGATTATCTGTCAAAAGTAACTTGTAAAAATTATGGAAATGAGACAACATCTTCAAGTATTGCAATAAGTAACACTTCATATATTAATATTAAAGAGTTTAGTAATAATGAAGAATTATTGAAAAAACATCCTTATCAAGATTATTTCACGAGTAATTCAATTAAAACTGAAATGAATAATTGGATAGATAGTAATATTTAG